From Chryseobacterium camelliae:
AATGGGAGAGGTATGGTGATATCATTTTTAAGGATGCAGAAAGATCCAGGCTGCATAAAGAGTTTATCACCTGGGCAGAAGGTTACGATTTTAAAACGGAGCTAACTAACAGAACCCTTAAGGCACATCAGGCATGGCTAGAACAACTGAAGTGTCCTGTTTTAAAAATCATAGGTACCCAGCCGGTAGAGGAAAAAGTACAGCTGGTATTAGAAAAAATATCAGAACTGTAGTATCGTACTTTTGAAAGATACCTGCATATAGAACATTAAATTTAATCTGAGAGACCATAGACTTTAAAATGACAGCTGAAGATTTACAGTCAGGACATATATTTTTATTGGACAAGCCATTGGACTGGACATCTTTCCAGGCGGTCAATAAACTGAAATACAAACTTAAAAGGGAATTCAACCTTCCGAAGAAATTTAAGATCGGCCATGCCGGTACGCTGGATCCCAGAGCCACGGGACTGCTGATCGTTTGCTGCGGTAAATTCACAAAAAATATCCCTGAGATACAGGACGCACCGAAAGAATACTGGACCGAGATCAAAATAGGCGTTCAGACGGAATCGTATGATACCGAAAAACCTGAGATCCTTCACCAGGATATTTCCCATATTACGGAAGAGCAGATCAGGAATGTGCTGGAACAATTTATAGGAGAGATCCAGCAGAAGCCGCCTGTCTTTTCAGCAATCAAGATTGACGGGAAAAGAGCCTATAATCTGGCCAGGGCAGGTGAAGAGGTTGAAATGAAATCACGGGCAACCACCATTTTCTACATCAATGCAATTGAAATTGAACTTCCGTTTGTCCGTTTTACGGTAGGATGCTCTAAAGGAACTTATATCAGAAGCCTTGCGCACGACATCGGGCAGAAGCTTGAAGTAGGAGCTTATCTCACCCAGCTGAGGAGGACCAAAATAGGGGAATACTCTGTTGAACAGGCAAGCAGCCGCTTTTTGGAGAATGATTTTAGATTTAACGACACCGAATTAATAAACGATGCAGGAAAAAACACGGATCAATAAGTATTTATCAGAAATAGGCTACTGCTCAAGGCGTGCAGCAGATAAGCTTCTGGAGGAAGGACGGATCAAGGTAAACGGAAAAGTGCCTGAGCTGGGAACAAAAATTTCAGATGAAGACCTTGTGGAAGTAGACGGAAAGCCTGTACGAGAGTCTCAGGAGAAACCGGTGTATATTGCGTTCAACAAACCGGTAGGAATTGTCTGCACTACAGATACCAAACGGGAAAAGAATAATATCATAGACTATATCAGCCATCCTCAAAGGATTTTTCCGATCGGAAGGCTCGATAAACCGAGTGAGGGCCTGATCCTTCTTACCAGTGACGGGGATATTGTCAACAAAATTTTAAGGGCGAGAAACAATCACGAAAAGGAATATATTGTACGGGTAGATAAGCCTATTACACCAAGGTTCCTAGATAAAATGCGTAATGGTGTTCCTATTCTGGATACCGTTACCCGGAAATGTGAGGTAGAGAAAATTGACGAAATGAACTTCCGGATCGTATTGACTCAGGGGCTCAACCGTCAGATCCGCAGAATGTGTGAATACCTTGGCTACGAAGTAAAGAAACTGAAACGCATCCGCATTATGAATATCTTGTTAGATCTTCCGGTAGGCAAATGGAGGGACCTGACCGAACAGGAATTTTCTGCTCTGAATGCCCTCCTTGAGGACTCAAGCAAGACCGCAGACTGATTTTAACAAAGCGATTCTTTAATTATATTGATCATTATTATTTAAGGTACCACTTCATCCTTTCTTCATACTCTGGCTTGAGTTTAAGGAATTTCCAGATCTTCTTTTCATTAGGTTCACTGATCCGGTAGAAAATGATCTTGTCTGCAGAATATTTAAAATAGGGATGGTTCTTTAGCCATTCTTCCGGGGCTTCAGCAAGCGTGTATCTCGGAACCTCGGATGTATTGAGCGGAGCTGTGTCAATTAGTTTCTGCACCAGATCCCGGTCAATATTATACGTCTGCATAATCTGCTGTTTATTCATGAAGCCGCCAAGTTTTTTCCTGAATCCGATGAAAGATCCGGCACTCCTTTCGTCCAGTCCAAACTCCATCAATTGCCTGAATGTAATCGTATTCAGGTCTGTTTTTGAAAAATCCGTTTTTTCCTGCTGAGGGATCTTAGAAGCCATTTTATCCTTTGAATCAACTGCTACAGTACTAAGCCTGATGTATGGCTTTAGTTCTTCAAATTTTTCCGGTGATATCACAAAACACTGCTTAAGGTCTTCAATATTTTTGAACTGGCCTTTTAAGATTTTATCCCGGTAACTAACAATGGTTTGTGCCTGTTTTTCAGAAAATCCCAGACGTTTCCAGTCGTCTGCTGAAGCTGCATTCGGATCAAATGTAAAATACCGGCTTGCCGCTTTCTGATTAATGAAAGTCTTGGCTAATGCAGGTGCTTTTTCGGGTAGTATGATGTAGGGTGCAAGCTTTTTGTAATTTTCATCACTGATGATAAAACATTCCCTGAACTTTTCTTTGCTGATGAAACTGCCTCCGAGGTAGTGTTTGTATTTCACGATGGCTGCGGCCTGTTTTTCAGAGAATCCCATGGCTTGCCAATCCTGGTGGGAAAGACGATCGGGATTGAAGGCTCCCGAGACTGAAAGGGTTCTTTTCTCAGCTTTTCTGTAGCTGTTGTAGGTTTCTGATCCTGTTTCAGGAAGGAGGATATATTTTTCCAGCTGTGAAAACTGGTCTTCGGAAATGGCAAAACACTTTTTCAGCTGTTGCCGGGAGGTAAAACTGCCACCTACGACTTTTTTATAGTTGAGGATAACAGCTGCCTGTGATGCGGAAAATCCAAGCTGTTGCCACTGTTTAACATCCAGGTCATTGGGATCGAATTCCGAAAGTTTCACCGGAATCGTATTCTTCGAAATAAAGGTAACACCGGAAAAATCTGTTTTTTCCCTCCCGGTATATTCCTGGAAGATTAGTAAGGCCATCAGGATGATCCCCAATACGCCCAGTTTTTGGTAATCATTTTTTTTCATCCTGATAAACTTAGAATTTTATCATCAGAATATCAAGAAAACAATCTTAAAATTTTGATATACAGGATGTTTGGGTAGCATATGCGTGATTTTTATTGACGGATTACATCAAAAAAACAGCAAAAGCAAATATTTTAAAGGTGCTATTCAGTATCCTTTTCTACCAATGACTCTTTCAGTTTCAGAAGCTCTGCCTTGACGAATTCAAGCCTGTCGATCAGGGTAATGGTTTCGGAAATCCTGCTGTTGGTCGTCAGTGCTATTTTGGCTCCGTCCAGTGTATAACCTTTTTCCTTCACCAGATGATAGATGATCTGCAGGTTTTTAATGTCTTCCGGAGTAAAGTAACGGTTGCCTTTTTTGTTCTTCTTAGGTTTAATAATCGGAAATTCCTGCTCCCAATAGCGTATGAGGGAAGTGTTTACATCAAATGCCTTAGCCACTTCACCTATGGAATAATACAGTTTATCAGGGAGATTTATCTTCATTTTCGCAATCGTAATTTTCAAAGATAAATATTTTTTGATTTTCATAAAGAATATATGTCTGAAAAGTTAACCTCTTCAGGTGTTTGAGAGAAAAGTCCGTAATACTATTGAGAAAAGTTGCTTTTGTTTTTGCTATTTTTGAATATAAAAAAAGTGGATTCCATTTCGGTACTTAACATCAATCTATTTCAGGACGGGAAGAATACTTCCGACTTTTATTTCAGTACCCTGAAGAGTCATTTGATCGTAGGCCACAGACATCTGGAAAAGCCCCACCGCCACGATTTTTATGCAACCATATTGTTTACCGGCGGAACGGGTATCCACGAAATCGATTTCCAGAAATATGATGTTTCCAGGGGCAGCCTCTTTTTTATGTCACCCGGACAGATCCATAGCTGGGAACTTTCCTCCGATATAGAAGGGTATATTTTCTTTTGTTCACAGGATTTTTATGAAATGCATTATGTAAGCCAGAAACTGAGGAATTTCCCTTTCTTCGGTTCCGTACATTTCCCGCGGAAACTTCAGCTGGATGATGATCATCTTAAACACTACCTCAGTAAAATTGTCGAGCTGGAAGAGGAGTACAGCGCTCAGAACCTTATGAAAACAGGCCTCATATTATCCATATTATCAAACATTTTTATCCTTTCGTCCAGGCTTTTTTCGAAAGATCTGGATCATCGGTCTTTATCTGCCGGTATTTCTTATTATAAACATTACCAGGATTTTGAAGACCTTGTTGAAGAGCATTTTGTCCATGAGAAGTCAGTGGCCTTTTATGCTGCAAAACTGCATGTCTCGGCAAAACACCTGA
This genomic window contains:
- a CDS encoding AraC family transcriptional regulator, translated to MDSISVLNINLFQDGKNTSDFYFSTLKSHLIVGHRHLEKPHRHDFYATILFTGGTGIHEIDFQKYDVSRGSLFFMSPGQIHSWELSSDIEGYIFFCSQDFYEMHYVSQKLRNFPFFGSVHFPRKLQLDDDHLKHYLSKIVELEEEYSAQNLMKTGLILSILSNIFILSSRLFSKDLDHRSLSAGISYYKHYQDFEDLVEEHFVHEKSVAFYAAKLHVSAKHLNRIIRTVVQKTATEVITERVVLEAKRMLIHLDESLGEISFRLGYDEYSYFVRVFRKSSGMTPTQFIRKYKS
- a CDS encoding helix-hairpin-helix domain-containing protein, with protein sequence MKKNDYQKLGVLGIILMALLIFQEYTGREKTDFSGVTFISKNTIPVKLSEFDPNDLDVKQWQQLGFSASQAAVILNYKKVVGGSFTSRQQLKKCFAISEDQFSQLEKYILLPETGSETYNSYRKAEKRTLSVSGAFNPDRLSHQDWQAMGFSEKQAAAIVKYKHYLGGSFISKEKFRECFIISDENYKKLAPYIILPEKAPALAKTFINQKAASRYFTFDPNAASADDWKRLGFSEKQAQTIVSYRDKILKGQFKNIEDLKQCFVISPEKFEELKPYIRLSTVAVDSKDKMASKIPQQEKTDFSKTDLNTITFRQLMEFGLDERSAGSFIGFRKKLGGFMNKQQIMQTYNIDRDLVQKLIDTAPLNTSEVPRYTLAEAPEEWLKNHPYFKYSADKIIFYRISEPNEKKIWKFLKLKPEYEERMKWYLK
- the truB gene encoding tRNA pseudouridine(55) synthase TruB yields the protein MTAEDLQSGHIFLLDKPLDWTSFQAVNKLKYKLKREFNLPKKFKIGHAGTLDPRATGLLIVCCGKFTKNIPEIQDAPKEYWTEIKIGVQTESYDTEKPEILHQDISHITEEQIRNVLEQFIGEIQQKPPVFSAIKIDGKRAYNLARAGEEVEMKSRATTIFYINAIEIELPFVRFTVGCSKGTYIRSLAHDIGQKLEVGAYLTQLRRTKIGEYSVEQASSRFLENDFRFNDTELINDAGKNTDQ
- the rluF gene encoding 23S rRNA pseudouridine(2604) synthase RluF, with protein sequence MQEKTRINKYLSEIGYCSRRAADKLLEEGRIKVNGKVPELGTKISDEDLVEVDGKPVRESQEKPVYIAFNKPVGIVCTTDTKREKNNIIDYISHPQRIFPIGRLDKPSEGLILLTSDGDIVNKILRARNNHEKEYIVRVDKPITPRFLDKMRNGVPILDTVTRKCEVEKIDEMNFRIVLTQGLNRQIRRMCEYLGYEVKKLKRIRIMNILLDLPVGKWRDLTEQEFSALNALLEDSSKTAD
- a CDS encoding MerR family transcriptional regulator: MKINLPDKLYYSIGEVAKAFDVNTSLIRYWEQEFPIIKPKKNKKGNRYFTPEDIKNLQIIYHLVKEKGYTLDGAKIALTTNSRISETITLIDRLEFVKAELLKLKESLVEKDTE